The Salvia miltiorrhiza cultivar Shanhuang (shh) chromosome 2, IMPLAD_Smil_shh, whole genome shotgun sequence DNA window CACACAGTCATATTTATGCTACTCGAGCATATTCATGTCAAGCAAGTATATTTATGTCATGTCACCACAATAAAAAATAGGTAAATAtacaaaatgagaagaaattaatagttgagtaattttaataaagattttaaaattaataataaccaaaaaaataaaaatatcttaaTACTAATCAATTTTATAGAAAAGAGACAactgttatttattttcaaaacttatagcaaaaaataatttaaaaacatatGAAATTCCgtaagaataaaattattttcttcgTTTCTTCTTGTTTCTTATTTTTACTGTGAGAGTTCTTTTCTTCAATCTAATCTTTTTGGTTCgattattttcttatttctctatcttttcttcttcttcttcttcttcttcttcttcttcttcttcttctttcctttctttttcctttttcctttaatCCATTTCTTCTTCTTAACTGTTCTATGTCTTGCACTTCTTAAATAATATTGttaaattttcatatatacTCTTATATCCAACAATTTAATTACTTCTTTTTCAACACTTCTTGTCCAATATAAGTCGCTTGTTGTCTGAATTGAACAGAAATAAATTGATCTCATCTTGATGATACCgatgaaattaaaatatagaaGAAGAATTAGTTAAGATTTTGATGTCGAGGCTCATCCGGCAACGACGTGTGGGTAGAGAGGGGGGGTGGGGGGCGACTGAAGTTAATTATAAGGATGTAGAGGCTTTTCAATTTTGATGTTAGGGTTAAGATTTACTTTTACATATTTTAtctattgtatttaaatttagatttgtaattttttcttaaattttcagattttcaaaaattagttaatttttcaatcgtctttttataaattttaaatacataaatatgataGGATATTTTAGATAGCAGTGGTCATCATTTTTGCGGTTAGAATAAACTTTTGGTTAAAATGGTTAGTTTAATACTTGTCTCTGTATTATATGCATGCATGCGGCTTGAATTGACAATCAACATTATTATTGGTTGTGGAttgaagttttaattaaaatctaATAATATTAATcgtaaattcaaattttaaaagtggaattcacaatcaacacacTTTTTAATGATGAATTCAAActgtaaaatttgaattcacgtctacaaatattattagttgtgaattaatgtAACTTGAGAACTCGAATGCACAACTAAAACATCGGTGGATAATTGTTAAGTTTTTTATGTCAATGGTAAAATGATAAGTGACCAATGTTTTATTATTTCgatggaaaatttttatttttactatttgaAAGTAGAATTTCTAAAGTCgattctttttaaatttttcagtTAGATATTTATTCCATCAATAACCTAAATATCTAATTTCAACCgcgaaaaaataaaaagtgttaATTTACTTTTTgaaacactatatatatagctaTCCATAACCGTTTTCATGATATCAACTATCAAGCAAAGTATATATACTAAGCCATGGAAAAAAGCATTAACGATGTTGCAGCGCCGTCATGGGCGGAGCTCCTCGGCAGCAACAACTGGGAAGGGCTACTTGACCCCTTAGACCTCTCCCTCCGCCGCTTCCTCCTCCACTGCGGCGACCTCGTCCAGTGCGTCGGCGACGCCTACATCAGGGATAACTCCCCCTACGTCGGCAACAGCCGCTACGGCGAGAAAACCTTCTTCCGCAAGGTCAAGTTCCCCTCCGCCTCCGCTTACCAGATCTCCTCCTTCCTCTACGCCACCTCCACCCTCGACATCTTCCCCGACAGCGAGACCAACTTCATCGGCTAcgtcgccacctccacctccaccatcCCCGGCCGCGGCCGCGTGATCTACGTCGCCTGGCGCGGCACCGAGTCCACCCTCGAGTGGCTCAACAACGCGCACATCGTGCCCGTCCCCGCGTCCGCCATCACCCCCGACGCCCCCGGCAATGTCATGGACGGCTGGATCAGAATCTACACCTcctcaaaccctaattcccaATTCGGAAAGCTCAGCGCCCGCGAGCAGCTCCGCGCCCAGATTCTCCAACTTCGGGATCAATACAAAGATGAAAACCTCAGCATAGTGGTGGCGGGGCACAGCCTGGGCGCGGCGCTGGCCGTGCTCTCGGCGTTCGACCTCGTCGAGAACGTCGTCCCCGACATCCCCGTGACGGCCATCGTCTTCGCCTGCCCGCGGGTCGGGGACGGCGCGTTCGTGGAGAGGCTCGGGACGCACCCGAGCCTGAAGATCCTGCACACGAAGAACTTGCTCGACCCGGTTCCGAACCTCCCGCCGGTCGAATTCGGGTACACGGATGCCGGCGTGGAGCTGGTGGTCGACGGCAGCAAGTCGCCGTCGCTGAAGCCGACGGATAATAATGGGGACTTTCATAATTTGCAGGGGATACTGCACGCGGTGGCGGGGTGGCACGGGGCGGAGGGGGAGTTCGAGGTGGTGGTGAAGAGGAGCTTGGCGTTGGTGAATAAGGCGAGTAACTTACTGACTAAAGAGTGTCAGATCCCGGAGTCGTGGTGGGTGGCGGAGAATAAAGGGATGATGCTTGATCAGGACGGGGAGTGGGTGTTGAAGCCGCCGCTCGACGACAACGACGACGATTGCCCCGCCGTGCCGGAGTGATCATATCCTCTACTATTGCCAATTTGTGTTTCTATTGCATAATCGTACGTGTCGTAATAATTTGTATGTTTCGTTCATGCTTTGTATTACTAATAAATAAACGTGCTAATGCGCGCGCGTGTTGCCCTAACGTACGGCAGGAGGTTAATGTCCAAGACTTGAAGTCTTATGGGTTTGAGTCCTTCGTCGtacggtctttaaatttctggGGTTGGTCTTGCATGTGGCCGGTCGCATAGTATGCGActagttatttttaatatatagcataagatatacatttattcgcacaaatgtatacttatgtagttgtacaagttctcatgaataaaagtaacacttatcgtgaataaatgtaatactttatgaatattacattttattgtaacaataattactttttgttgcgacaatgattacttgaccaaatagttaaCAATGATTACTAATTTTagttatgtaatttatcaaaaaatgaaaaaaaaataaagtctttaaatttttttatttacttatgtaatttatcaagaaaagaaaagaaaagtctTTAAATTTCTGTATTTagttatgtaatttataaaaaagaaaaaagaaaaaaaatgctaaTTGGTTATATCCATAAATTAGTACTCATTTCCATCTGTGAAATACCTTTATATGGGGAAGCGATATgacttttaataaaatctcatCAGAGAAAATCTTAATTTTGGGTAATTATccaaattcatgtatttaatttattcacAACATAATAGagcatgcaaaaaaaaaaatcattaataatttatgaatttatttaatcaattaaccctaaataaaataatctttttttaagaaaataataaatggTTTTTCTGGTATATGTTCTACTTACTTTTgtataataattaatcaatcaatttgTGTGCGGTCGCCGGCAGAGTCGAGGGTGATATTCGCTGGTCCGGCGATGATGACGCTGCCGATGGCACCATCGTCGCTGCAGTCATCGTAGGAAGCTTTGGGCACTTGGACTACGTCATGCTGGTTAGTTGAATACTAgacaaataatttaatataacatATCAATATAGGTAGGTCGATTTTATCAAGTGTATATAAGTATATTTATAATCACAAAACTTGTCAATCAACCACTCACATGCTCCAATAGAATACTTGTAAGTGTTTTATtaactaatttttaattttgttgctaTTGAATGAAATAGATGTTGCattaaaaaggaaaaggaaaaaaagaatttaaaccTTTGAAAGCACGATGAGAGAGATATACATGTATGTACCTATGTCACCAACCATGAATGTTTTGGCTGAAGCCCAATTTATTTGGGGGAATATCCCATCCCATGCTGTCTCCAACTACATGCACAGTTGTGCTGCTGCAAATTAAAGTTAACTATGCCAAAAATATATAGCAcaataaatcataaaaaaatattgagactAAAACTACAAATTGCTTTACTTAATTATTTGAGTACTAAAACTACAAATTTAA harbors:
- the LOC131009149 gene encoding phospholipase A1-IIdelta-like, encoding MEKSINDVAAPSWAELLGSNNWEGLLDPLDLSLRRFLLHCGDLVQCVGDAYIRDNSPYVGNSRYGEKTFFRKVKFPSASAYQISSFLYATSTLDIFPDSETNFIGYVATSTSTIPGRGRVIYVAWRGTESTLEWLNNAHIVPVPASAITPDAPGNVMDGWIRIYTSSNPNSQFGKLSAREQLRAQILQLRDQYKDENLSIVVAGHSLGAALAVLSAFDLVENVVPDIPVTAIVFACPRVGDGAFVERLGTHPSLKILHTKNLLDPVPNLPPVEFGYTDAGVELVVDGSKSPSLKPTDNNGDFHNLQGILHAVAGWHGAEGEFEVVVKRSLALVNKASNLLTKECQIPESWWVAENKGMMLDQDGEWVLKPPLDDNDDDCPAVPE